In Vibrio celticus, one genomic interval encodes:
- a CDS encoding peptidylprolyl isomerase — MIILHTNFGDIKVQLNEEKAPETSANFLQYCRDGFYDNTLFHRVIDGFMIQGGGMTSGLKEKATRATIKNEANNGLANKVGTLAMARTMEPHSASSQFFINVNDNSFLNFRSESLDGWGYCVFAEVVEGMEIVNKIKGVSTGSMGMHQDVPLEEVIITGTTIEA; from the coding sequence ATGATCATCCTTCACACAAATTTTGGTGACATCAAAGTTCAACTTAACGAAGAAAAAGCACCAGAAACAAGCGCAAACTTTCTACAGTATTGCCGTGACGGTTTCTACGACAACACACTATTCCACCGTGTTATCGATGGTTTCATGATTCAAGGCGGCGGCATGACTTCTGGCCTTAAAGAAAAGGCAACTCGTGCAACGATCAAGAACGAAGCAAACAACGGTCTAGCGAACAAAGTTGGTACGCTAGCAATGGCTCGTACTATGGAACCGCATTCAGCGAGCTCTCAGTTCTTCATCAACGTTAACGACAACTCTTTCCTAAACTTCCGTAGCGAAAGCCTAGACGGTTGGGGCTACTGTGTATTCGCAGAAGTTGTTGAAGGCATGGAAATCGTGAACAAGATTAAAGGTGTTAGCACTGGTTCTATGGGTATGCACCAAGATGTACCTCTAGAAGAAGTGATCATCACTGGTACTACAATCGAAGCTTAA
- the lpxH gene encoding UDP-2,3-diacylglucosamine diphosphatase — protein sequence MKTYFISDLHLSPSRQDITDCFLTFMKKEAVEADALYVLGDLFEFWIGDDDKSEFATSIRQAFIDLVKTGVPCYFTQGNRDFLVGKKFAKQTGVQLLDEVSTIDIYGQKAVVLHGDTLCTEDVKYLAFREKVHQPWLQWVFNRIPFFIKKKIVSKVQSDIKDDKQTKSLDIMDVTQQEVEDVMERNNVDLMIHGHTHRPDIHTFNANNCTKTRIVLGDWYTQGSVLVFTPQSFELQNRAFSNSF from the coding sequence ATGAAAACATATTTTATATCAGATCTGCACCTTTCTCCGTCACGACAAGACATCACAGACTGCTTCTTAACCTTTATGAAGAAAGAAGCCGTAGAAGCGGATGCACTTTACGTATTAGGTGACCTTTTCGAATTCTGGATTGGTGACGATGATAAGAGTGAATTCGCGACTTCTATCCGCCAAGCGTTTATCGACTTAGTGAAAACAGGCGTGCCTTGTTACTTTACTCAAGGGAACCGCGACTTCTTAGTCGGCAAAAAATTTGCTAAGCAAACGGGCGTGCAACTTCTCGACGAAGTTTCTACGATCGATATCTACGGACAAAAAGCGGTGGTATTGCATGGTGATACCCTATGTACTGAAGATGTAAAGTACCTCGCCTTTCGCGAAAAAGTGCATCAGCCATGGTTACAATGGGTCTTCAACCGAATCCCATTTTTCATCAAGAAGAAAATTGTTTCGAAAGTTCAATCAGATATCAAAGATGACAAGCAGACCAAGTCTCTCGACATCATGGATGTGACACAGCAAGAGGTCGAAGATGTGATGGAACGAAACAATGTCGATTTGATGATCCACGGCCATACTCATCGCCCAGACATCCATACATTTAATGCTAATAATTGCACTAAAACTCGTATCGTACTTGGCGATTGGTATACGCAAGGCTCTGTGCTGGTGTTCACGCCGCAAAGTTTTGAACTACAGAATCGAGCGTTTAGCAATAGCTTTTAA
- a CDS encoding YdcF family protein, whose product MTEQSIANTDPNIKLHRSVDTLWNFMSMGHKVTPSDCIFVLCSNDTRVAEYAAELYHQQIAPYIVFSGGVGRFTEGNFERSEAETFAAIARDCGVPDSDIIIEKHATNTGENVRFTHELLTEKGLSPKRLTLVQKPFMEKRTYATFSKQWPDETSEITVTSRWQTWDDYFNEELPLDMVLGALIADYERIKSYPEKGFQIEMPIPDDVDHAYQALKKLGFE is encoded by the coding sequence ATGACTGAACAATCTATAGCTAACACAGACCCCAACATAAAACTGCATCGCTCAGTCGACACCCTTTGGAACTTTATGTCGATGGGTCACAAGGTTACGCCTTCCGACTGTATCTTTGTATTGTGTAGCAACGATACTCGCGTCGCTGAATATGCAGCCGAGCTTTATCACCAACAGATCGCGCCTTACATCGTTTTTTCTGGCGGTGTGGGACGCTTTACCGAAGGGAATTTTGAGCGCTCAGAAGCAGAAACATTCGCTGCTATCGCACGAGATTGTGGCGTGCCTGACTCTGACATTATCATAGAGAAACACGCGACAAATACTGGGGAAAATGTACGATTCACTCATGAGTTGCTGACAGAAAAAGGGTTATCGCCGAAGAGGCTAACCTTAGTTCAGAAGCCCTTTATGGAGAAACGTACCTACGCCACCTTCAGTAAACAGTGGCCTGACGAAACTTCCGAGATTACCGTGACATCACGTTGGCAAACTTGGGATGATTACTTTAACGAAGAGCTACCGTTAGATATGGTGTTAGGCGCATTAATTGCTGATTACGAGCGAATCAAATCCTACCCAGAGAAAGGCTTTCAGATTGAGATGCCCATCCCCGACGACGTTGACCACGCCTATCAAGCATTGAAGAAGCTCGGATTCGAATAA
- the torC gene encoding pentaheme c-type cytochrome TorC: MKSFLVKLWRTMTRPAVHISLGVLTMGGFIAGVIFWGGFNTALEHTNTEEFCVSCHTMRDNVYVELQETVHWKNTSGVRATCPDCHVPHEWTAKIARKMQASKEVFAQVFGDLDTPEKFEARRIELAKHEWDRFSSNKSLECKNCHNYDSMDFENMRPTARIQMKNAAERDQSCVDCHKGIAHNLPLDMASASGIVGELENVASSTSYANGSDVISIRHLPMYTDETAEVEAGLLSPASKVAVIDEKGDMIKIQIDGWRKAKGFGRVIQEDFGMNISTAILTKEVSQSDVITVGEKKEDELTGLPWEEVNLALWMKKESMVDNFDPIWNAAGQAYQSNCSTCHSQPDEAHFSANGWVGMLDGMIAFVNFDTDTEALVLKYLQKHSSDFSEGHH; this comes from the coding sequence ATGAAATCATTTTTAGTTAAATTATGGCGCACAATGACCCGCCCAGCAGTACACATCAGTCTTGGTGTACTAACTATGGGTGGCTTTATCGCCGGTGTTATTTTCTGGGGCGGTTTTAACACAGCTCTAGAGCACACAAATACAGAAGAATTCTGTGTAAGCTGTCACACCATGCGTGACAACGTATACGTAGAACTACAAGAAACGGTTCACTGGAAAAACACTTCTGGTGTACGTGCTACTTGTCCTGACTGTCACGTTCCACATGAATGGACAGCAAAAATCGCTCGTAAGATGCAAGCTTCTAAAGAAGTATTCGCTCAAGTATTTGGTGACCTAGATACGCCTGAGAAATTCGAAGCTCGTCGTATCGAACTGGCTAAACACGAATGGGATCGCTTCTCTTCGAACAAATCTCTAGAGTGTAAAAATTGCCACAACTACGATTCAATGGATTTCGAAAACATGCGCCCAACAGCGCGTATCCAGATGAAGAACGCGGCAGAGCGTGATCAAAGCTGTGTTGACTGTCACAAAGGTATTGCTCACAACCTTCCATTAGATATGGCATCAGCGAGCGGTATTGTTGGCGAGCTAGAAAACGTAGCAAGCAGCACATCTTACGCAAATGGTTCAGACGTGATCTCTATTCGTCACCTACCAATGTACACAGATGAAACAGCTGAAGTTGAAGCGGGTCTATTAAGCCCTGCAAGTAAAGTTGCTGTGATCGACGAAAAAGGCGACATGATCAAGATTCAAATCGACGGTTGGCGTAAAGCGAAAGGCTTCGGACGTGTAATCCAAGAAGACTTCGGTATGAATATCTCGACTGCAATCTTGACGAAAGAAGTATCTCAAAGTGACGTAATCACTGTTGGTGAGAAGAAAGAAGATGAGCTAACCGGCCTTCCTTGGGAAGAAGTTAACCTAGCACTTTGGATGAAGAAAGAGTCTATGGTTGATAACTTCGATCCAATCTGGAACGCAGCTGGTCAAGCGTACCAATCTAACTGTTCAACGTGTCACTCACAGCCAGATGAAGCTCACTTCAGCGCTAACGGTTGGGTAGGCATGCTAGATGGTATGATTGCATTCGTTAACTTCGATACAGATACAGAAGCACTTGTTCTTAAGTATCTACAGAAGCACTCATCAGATTTTTCTGAAGGCCATCACTAA
- a CDS encoding ATPase, producing the protein MRANKVALTISMLFAISGCQSTPSEQTDANQTTNNNNESTIEVRSFQSVQSVYSEWEVKLEDHAQLSLYAPENYNELLDAWDDAESIYADLLKDETRITKSYSIFSSLTYAEAFDEKIALIKSNYDSILVLKKKADRVLADSIVQMDYLKFLGADTMFTSSYKRLYSEYSELFEYVLVDELEDAQEAQVEFLNNARLLEVKVAHKKYIEPLKNELEFLEDEDFDDVAPLTFAKAASQIALAESQVKASPREKSIIEDAVHAAEFELNHVRSVAHEVKVLASVKGDQFEQSVLNAENQLLSISQIVNDEDYRDVGLRQQSQKIVASVKALKSSDMTGLLKSEIETLTEQLAKLESENQKQAQQLSEATKHSELLGEQITKSDAHIKSLEELVDSLKSLGGKVANESDSDVMSPAVESTLEDSILEQSSEEVIEPSA; encoded by the coding sequence GTGAGAGCGAACAAAGTAGCATTAACGATCAGTATGCTATTTGCTATCTCAGGTTGTCAAAGCACACCCTCAGAGCAGACAGACGCGAACCAAACCACAAACAACAATAATGAATCGACAATAGAGGTTCGTTCATTTCAGTCTGTCCAAAGCGTTTACTCCGAATGGGAAGTTAAGCTTGAAGACCATGCTCAATTGTCTCTCTATGCACCAGAGAATTACAATGAACTATTAGACGCATGGGATGATGCTGAAAGCATTTATGCGGACTTACTGAAAGACGAAACTCGAATAACCAAGAGTTACTCCATTTTTTCGAGCCTAACTTACGCTGAAGCCTTTGATGAAAAAATCGCTTTGATCAAATCAAACTATGACTCGATCTTAGTGTTAAAGAAGAAGGCAGACCGAGTTCTCGCTGATTCGATTGTCCAAATGGATTACCTGAAGTTCTTGGGCGCAGATACCATGTTTACCTCGAGCTACAAACGTTTGTATTCAGAATACAGCGAGTTGTTCGAGTATGTACTGGTCGATGAGCTTGAAGACGCTCAAGAAGCGCAGGTGGAATTTCTTAACAATGCCCGTTTGTTAGAAGTTAAAGTGGCGCATAAGAAATACATCGAACCTTTGAAGAACGAATTAGAGTTCTTGGAAGATGAAGATTTTGATGACGTTGCTCCTCTAACCTTTGCTAAGGCAGCATCTCAAATTGCGTTGGCCGAAAGCCAAGTGAAAGCTAGCCCTCGTGAAAAGTCGATCATTGAAGATGCAGTTCACGCTGCAGAGTTTGAATTGAACCACGTGCGCAGTGTCGCTCATGAAGTCAAAGTGCTGGCGAGCGTAAAAGGCGACCAGTTCGAACAGTCTGTTTTGAATGCAGAGAACCAGTTACTGAGCATTTCACAAATCGTTAATGATGAAGATTACCGTGATGTTGGGCTACGCCAGCAATCACAGAAGATTGTAGCGAGTGTTAAAGCGTTAAAAAGCTCTGATATGACAGGGCTTTTAAAGTCAGAGATTGAAACTTTGACTGAGCAATTGGCTAAGCTGGAGTCTGAAAACCAGAAGCAAGCGCAGCAATTGTCTGAAGCAACCAAGCACAGTGAGTTGCTCGGTGAGCAGATTACCAAGAGTGATGCTCACATAAAAAGCTTAGAAGAGTTAGTGGATAGTTTGAAAAGCTTAGGTGGCAAAGTGGCCAACGAAAGTGATTCTGATGTGATGTCCCCGGCTGTTGAATCTACTCTAGAGGATTCAATCCTAGAACAATCATCAGAAGAAGTGATTGAACCTTCGGCTTAG
- a CDS encoding thymidine kinase → MAQMYFYYSAMNAGKSTTLLQSSFNYQERGMTPVIFTAALDDRYGIGKVSSRIGLQSEAQLFKNDTNMFDAIKKLNEEEKRHCVLIDECQFLSKEQVYQLTEVVDKLHIPVLCYGLRTDFLGELFEGSRYLLSWADKLVELKTICHCGRKANMVIRTDEYGVAIAEGDQVAIGGNDKYVSVCRLHYKEALGK, encoded by the coding sequence GTGGCTCAGATGTATTTTTATTACTCGGCAATGAATGCGGGTAAATCAACAACGCTTCTTCAATCTTCATTCAACTACCAAGAACGTGGCATGACGCCAGTGATCTTTACGGCAGCGTTGGACGACCGTTATGGTATCGGTAAAGTGAGCTCACGAATTGGTCTGCAATCTGAAGCTCAGCTGTTTAAAAATGACACCAACATGTTTGATGCGATCAAAAAACTTAATGAGGAAGAAAAGCGTCATTGTGTTTTGATCGATGAGTGCCAATTTTTATCGAAGGAGCAGGTGTACCAATTAACAGAAGTGGTTGATAAACTGCACATCCCTGTACTTTGTTACGGCTTACGTACCGATTTCTTGGGTGAACTGTTTGAAGGTAGCCGTTACTTATTGTCTTGGGCAGATAAACTCGTTGAGCTTAAAACAATTTGTCACTGTGGCCGTAAAGCGAACATGGTAATTCGTACCGACGAGTACGGCGTGGCGATTGCTGAAGGCGACCAAGTGGCTATTGGTGGTAACGACAAATACGTTTCTGTTTGCCGTCTGCACTACAAAGAAGCGTTAGGTAAATAA
- a CDS encoding ABC transporter permease, whose product MQDVIDISWWQLLFFSSLLLLPITINHKLKLGLGKEASISIIRMVIQLFLVGLYLEYLFTLNSLWVNLLWLFAMIIVGASSIVEKSRLPRNLLLAPVAVSLAVTCVPIVLFICFFIIKPTPVFNAQYLIPIAGMLLGNSLSSNIVALQNLFGAFETQKSEYEAAIALGASPTYAAAPFVRNAIQKAMSPIMASMATTGLVTLPGMMTGQILGGASPMIAIKYQLMIMLAIFVMMSCSLALALHLSLKTSLTKEGRVLAQIQPSK is encoded by the coding sequence ATGCAAGACGTTATTGATATATCTTGGTGGCAGTTATTGTTCTTCAGCTCACTTCTCTTGCTACCTATTACCATCAACCACAAGTTAAAACTCGGCCTTGGCAAAGAAGCTTCTATCAGCATAATTCGTATGGTTATTCAGCTATTTCTGGTTGGACTTTACCTGGAATACTTGTTCACTTTGAATAGTTTGTGGGTCAATTTGCTGTGGTTATTTGCGATGATTATCGTCGGTGCAAGCTCGATTGTTGAAAAATCTAGACTGCCAAGAAACCTACTTTTGGCTCCTGTCGCCGTTAGCCTTGCGGTAACTTGTGTACCTATTGTCTTGTTCATCTGCTTTTTCATCATTAAACCGACACCGGTTTTTAACGCGCAGTACCTTATCCCGATCGCAGGGATGTTATTGGGTAATAGCTTAAGCAGTAATATAGTGGCATTGCAGAACCTGTTTGGTGCCTTTGAAACACAGAAATCAGAATATGAAGCCGCAATCGCGTTAGGTGCGTCTCCTACTTATGCTGCTGCGCCTTTTGTACGTAATGCAATACAGAAAGCGATGTCCCCTATCATGGCCTCTATGGCAACCACAGGCCTAGTAACGCTGCCGGGAATGATGACGGGACAAATCTTAGGTGGTGCTTCGCCGATGATCGCGATTAAGTATCAACTGATGATCATGCTGGCAATTTTCGTGATGATGAGCTGTTCTTTAGCACTTGCACTTCACCTCTCATTGAAGACATCTTTAACCAAAGAAGGGCGAGTTCTCGCTCAAATACAGCCTTCGAAATAA
- a CDS encoding TIGR02647 family protein, with amino-acid sequence MKYNAEHIADLNLLLQFDVSSAATGIKVHQEAAQETQDAVKRLFEKNLCTQPDGGYLTDEGIEMAERADKLLRVLN; translated from the coding sequence ATGAAGTACAACGCTGAACATATTGCTGATTTAAACCTCCTTCTTCAATTTGATGTAAGTAGTGCTGCTACTGGAATTAAAGTTCATCAAGAGGCTGCTCAAGAAACTCAAGACGCTGTTAAGCGCCTATTCGAAAAAAACCTTTGTACTCAGCCAGACGGCGGTTACCTAACTGATGAAGGTATCGAGATGGCAGAGCGCGCAGACAAGCTTCTTCGCGTACTAAACTAA
- the focA gene encoding formate transporter FocA — MNLNQFDSLLPPQMAERAADIGVGKATKDPIKSFLLAISAGIHIGIAFVFYTIVTTGAGDLPWGITRLLGGLAFSLGLILVVVTGGELFTSSVLTLVARASGKITWRTLVKNWATVYVGNLIGALLLVACMLLTKQYMFDHGQVGLNAMAISQHKMHHDFIQAIALGIMCNVLVCIAVWMTFSGRTLTDKIAVMILPVAMFVSAGFEHCIANMFQVPLAIGIKTFAPAEFWTMTGANPADYVDLNMVDFLMNNLLPVTIGNIIGGGIFVGMWYWLIYLRD, encoded by the coding sequence ATGAATCTAAACCAATTTGACTCATTATTACCGCCACAAATGGCTGAGCGCGCTGCAGATATTGGCGTAGGTAAAGCAACCAAAGATCCAATCAAATCTTTTCTCCTAGCGATTTCCGCTGGCATACACATCGGTATTGCGTTTGTGTTCTACACCATCGTAACGACTGGTGCTGGTGATTTGCCTTGGGGTATTACTCGCCTATTAGGTGGCCTTGCATTTAGCTTGGGCTTAATTCTCGTTGTTGTTACCGGTGGTGAGTTATTTACCAGTTCGGTGCTTACTCTGGTTGCTCGCGCAAGTGGCAAAATTACTTGGCGCACGCTCGTCAAGAACTGGGCTACGGTTTATGTAGGTAACTTGATTGGCGCATTGTTGCTGGTGGCATGTATGCTTCTGACCAAACAGTACATGTTTGACCATGGCCAGGTTGGTTTAAATGCAATGGCGATTTCCCAACACAAGATGCACCATGATTTTATCCAAGCTATCGCGCTCGGCATCATGTGTAATGTATTGGTTTGTATCGCGGTATGGATGACGTTTAGTGGACGCACACTGACTGACAAAATTGCGGTAATGATTTTACCTGTAGCGATGTTCGTATCGGCTGGTTTCGAGCACTGTATTGCGAATATGTTCCAAGTCCCTTTAGCTATCGGCATTAAAACATTTGCTCCTGCTGAATTCTGGACAATGACAGGCGCTAACCCAGCGGACTATGTTGATCTGAACATGGTGGACTTTTTGATGAACAACTTGCTGCCCGTTACTATCGGTAACATCATTGGCGGTGGTATCTTTGTCGGCATGTGGTATTGGTTGATCTACCTGCGTGACTAA
- the cysS gene encoding cysteine--tRNA ligase, producing the protein MLKIYNTLTRQKEEFKPITAGKVGMYVCGVTIYDLCHIGHGRTFVSFDVVTRYLRYLGYDLNFVRNITDIDDKIIKRANENGESCDSLTERLIGEMHADFDALNMKRPDVEPRATEYITEIIELVEKLIERGFAYVASNGDVMFEVKKFDEYGKLSKQDLDQLQAGARVDVESAKRSPLDFVLWKMSKPGEPTWESPWGPGRPGWHIECSAMNSSILGNHFDIHGGGSDLQFPHHENEIAQSCCAHGTQYVNTWMHSGMVMVDKEKMSKSLGNFFTIRDVLAHYDAETVRYFLMSGHYRSQLNYSEDNLNQARASLERLYTSLRGLDLTAAPAGGEEYVTRFSTAMNDDFNTPEAYSVLFEMAREINRIKPESIEKASGLGALMRELADIIGILHQEPEAFLQGDAAGNDDEVAEIEALIKLRNDSRASKDWANADLARDKLNELGIVLEDGPEGTTWRRK; encoded by the coding sequence ATGCTGAAGATATATAACACGCTCACAAGACAGAAAGAGGAATTCAAACCAATTACAGCTGGCAAAGTCGGCATGTATGTCTGTGGGGTAACCATATACGATCTCTGTCATATTGGTCATGGTCGTACGTTCGTTTCTTTCGACGTAGTAACTCGTTACCTTCGTTACCTTGGTTACGATTTGAATTTCGTTCGTAACATCACAGATATCGATGACAAAATCATCAAGCGCGCTAACGAAAACGGTGAGTCTTGTGACTCTCTGACTGAGCGTTTAATCGGTGAGATGCACGCTGACTTTGATGCATTGAACATGAAGCGTCCAGATGTTGAACCACGTGCGACAGAATACATCACTGAAATCATCGAGCTTGTTGAAAAGCTGATTGAACGTGGTTTCGCATACGTTGCAAGCAACGGCGACGTGATGTTTGAAGTAAAGAAATTCGACGAATACGGCAAGCTTTCTAAGCAAGACCTTGATCAGCTTCAAGCGGGTGCTCGCGTTGATGTTGAATCTGCAAAACGTAGCCCATTAGACTTCGTTCTTTGGAAGATGTCTAAACCAGGTGAACCTACATGGGAATCGCCATGGGGGCCGGGTCGTCCAGGTTGGCACATCGAATGTTCAGCAATGAACTCGTCTATTCTTGGTAACCACTTCGATATCCACGGTGGTGGTTCAGATCTGCAGTTCCCTCACCACGAAAACGAAATCGCACAGTCTTGCTGCGCGCACGGCACTCAGTATGTAAATACTTGGATGCACAGTGGTATGGTGATGGTAGACAAAGAAAAGATGTCTAAATCACTGGGTAACTTCTTCACTATCCGTGACGTGCTAGCACATTACGATGCTGAAACGGTACGTTACTTCCTAATGTCTGGTCACTACCGTAGCCAGCTAAACTACAGCGAAGATAACCTAAACCAAGCTCGCGCATCACTAGAGCGTCTATACACGTCACTTCGTGGCCTAGACCTTACAGCAGCTCCTGCTGGTGGCGAAGAGTACGTGACTCGATTCTCTACGGCGATGAACGATGATTTCAACACACCTGAAGCTTATTCAGTACTGTTTGAAATGGCGCGTGAAATCAACCGTATCAAGCCTGAAAGCATCGAAAAAGCAAGCGGACTTGGTGCATTGATGCGTGAACTAGCAGACATCATCGGTATTCTTCATCAAGAGCCAGAAGCGTTCCTTCAAGGTGATGCGGCAGGTAACGACGACGAAGTGGCTGAAATCGAAGCGTTGATCAAACTGCGTAACGATTCTCGTGCTTCAAAGGATTGGGCAAACGCCGATCTTGCACGTGATAAGCTAAACGAGTTGGGTATTGTTCTGGAAGATGGCCCAGAAGGTACGACTTGGCGTCGTAAGTAA
- a CDS encoding NAD(P)H-binding protein: MASIFIVGAGWVGAPLSEHLEKHGNRVVVTKTTQAGADAIGSEQIPCEVFSFDSSDPQQTIGRLYSLLLENNTEIVIGSFPPGFRKGAGQEYADYWQQLTNACQKANIKKLIMVSSTTVYPTKPGVLNELDASLPLSTSDNEHASSFSDNARIMLQAEQSVIDSGIDYTILRFSGLIGPSRHPSRFASKLKQVSTQAPANMLHLDDAIGAVDFAISQLHNEVVNVTTPNTVSKAEFYAAALKSANSSEPLPTVVDTPDKLISSKKILDLGYSFKFESTLDALHD; encoded by the coding sequence ATGGCTTCTATATTTATTGTCGGTGCAGGATGGGTAGGTGCACCTTTATCTGAACATTTAGAAAAACATGGTAACCGAGTGGTGGTCACGAAAACGACCCAAGCGGGAGCAGACGCCATTGGTAGCGAACAAATTCCATGTGAAGTGTTTAGCTTTGATTCATCCGATCCACAACAGACTATCGGGCGACTCTATTCGCTGTTACTCGAAAACAACACTGAAATTGTGATTGGTAGCTTCCCTCCTGGCTTTAGAAAAGGAGCAGGACAAGAGTATGCCGACTATTGGCAGCAACTCACCAATGCATGCCAAAAGGCCAACATTAAAAAGCTCATTATGGTTAGTTCAACCACGGTATACCCAACCAAGCCGGGTGTGTTGAACGAGCTGGATGCATCGCTCCCCCTTTCAACCTCAGATAACGAGCACGCGTCTTCATTTTCCGATAACGCGCGAATCATGCTGCAAGCTGAACAGTCAGTGATTGATTCAGGTATCGACTACACCATTCTTCGCTTTAGTGGCTTAATCGGCCCAAGCCGTCACCCATCACGCTTCGCAAGCAAGTTAAAACAAGTCAGCACTCAAGCTCCAGCCAACATGCTGCACCTTGACGACGCGATTGGTGCTGTCGATTTCGCTATCAGTCAACTGCACAACGAAGTAGTTAACGTGACCACGCCAAATACGGTCAGTAAGGCGGAGTTTTATGCCGCGGCACTGAAAAGCGCCAACAGCAGTGAGCCTCTGCCCACTGTTGTTGATACCCCAGACAAGTTAATCTCTTCGAAGAAGATTCTCGACTTAGGTTATTCATTTAAATTCGAATCCACACTGGACGCACTTCATGACTGA
- the torE gene encoding trimethylamine N-oxide reductase system protein TorE, with translation MSDVNKIETSEKHSLEWKSFLFIAVVLFPILSVAFVGGYGFLVWALQVFVFGPPGAHGGM, from the coding sequence ATGAGTGATGTTAATAAAATTGAAACTAGCGAAAAACATTCGCTGGAGTGGAAGTCTTTCCTCTTCATCGCGGTGGTTCTCTTCCCAATATTAAGTGTGGCTTTTGTAGGCGGTTACGGCTTCCTAGTTTGGGCACTGCAAGTGTTTGTATTCGGACCTCCTGGTGCTCACGGCGGCATGTAA